TGATCATTTAATGGCTCATTGAGGTCACCATGTCTGCCATATCACCTCAGGGATATATGTCGGTGAGGGAAAGGTTATCCACTTCACTCGGGCAGCTGGGCAGGAAATTGGCACAGGAACTGTGTTAGACCGTTTCATTTTCAGCTCATCTCCATCCCATTCTTCAGAGAATCCCTGCACGAGTTGCGATGATCCATCAGGGCGTGATGGCGGTGTCATGTCTTCTTGCCTAGATTGTTTTCTGTCTGGTGGTGATCTGTACCGCTTTGAATATGGTGTCAATCCAGCTTTCTTTATTGCCAAAGCCAGAGGAGGTACCTGTACCCTTGCCTCGTCTGACCCATCTGAAGATGTCCTTCACCGTGCCTTTTTCCTTCTCCAGAACGGTTTTGGGAGCTACTGCCTTTTCAAAAACAATTGTGAAGACTTTGCAATTTATTGCAAAACAGGTTTGCTTGTGTTTACTAGCATTAGTGTGGGAAGGAGTGGGCAGGCAGCCTCCATTTTCTCTGCTGCAAGTGCTATTGCTTGTTCACCGGCTCGATATTTGACTACTACTTTTAGTGGTCTGAGTGCTTTCGGTGCTGGAATTTATTGTCTCCATCGATTG
Above is a genomic segment from Rosa chinensis cultivar Old Blush chromosome 3, RchiOBHm-V2, whole genome shotgun sequence containing:
- the LOC112194731 gene encoding protein LEAD-SENSITIVE 1: MGLLSNKIHRDQLKPADHIYTWRNAYLYAHHGIYVGEGKVIHFTRAAGQEIGTGTVLDRFIFSSSPSHSSENPCTSCDDPSGRDGGVMSSCLDCFLSGGDLYRFEYGVNPAFFIAKARGGTCTLASSDPSEDVLHRAFFLLQNGFGSYCLFKNNCEDFAIYCKTGLLVFTSISVGRSGQAASIFSAASAIACSPARYLTTTFSGLSAFGAGIYCLHRLVCDIGIRRDVSKVPVERLVDRVGFVESEVATEMVK